The DNA segment CAGCTCCCAGAGGCTCCCGTGAGCTGGGGACAaaccggggggggggtgtgggggtgtggaAATTGGTGGGGTTGATGCTGccacccagctccccagcagcatctccatccCTCTGGCCCCCAAACTGGTGCTAGGTGAGTGAGGTCTTAGAAGCAAGTAGATGCAACTGAGAGGAAGCTTACTCCCAGCTCGGTGCAGGAGAGCTTTTGTGTTTGGGAGAGGTGGTGATGGGGAAAGACTAAGAAATCACCAGCCTGGTCCCAATTTCCATCGATATAACTGCATGGAGAGCTGTGGGACAGGTGCGGGTGAGGACACTTACCCCAAGCAAACAGCACAGTGAAGGTGAGGAGAGACTTCATCTTTTTGACAGTCCTGGGAAAGGAAACCAAACCGTTTCCCCGTTCTGTCAACCACTTTCTTGTTTGCTTCCCTCCTTGTCCAGGGCAGAGATGCTCCCCAGCTCTGAGGATTAGGGCAGATGAGCAGGGTGAGGATGTCCCCGTCGCCGTTGCTTTGGCCCAAAGCGCTGCTGTGTCGgggatgggaagcagagggttggaaaaaagcaaaatgaagggaaaggaagaaaagttggAGGAAGGATCAGCCCTAGAGAGGGCTgcaccctgctgctctgcctctgggCTGGCACCTCAGGGAGCCTCTCCTTTgctcctgcttccccagcacGGACCTCACTCCCTGCGCCCACCACGGCTTTTGTTAAAGTAAGAAAGAGAGGAGAAGCCTTTGTCCATTCCCACTTACCTCAGGAAAGCGGCCGCTTGCTTGCAgggccctgcagccagcagggctTTCCTTATATAGTGTTTGCTCCCCACTGTCGATGCTTGGCTCCCCCAAATCTTGCTGACTGGGCTTTTCCGCAGAGGAGAAGGTGCCATCCTTCCCCTTTACAGGAATACAAGAAATCCCCCTCAGCACCCCAGCGCCATACCCCACGCACGGGAGGGCTGagccagcaaagcagcatcATTTCCAGCTCAAGGAGGAAGCCAACactctctgctgcctgcagagatgCCCGAGGAcctttcccctgccctccccagcaccacgGCGCTGTatcggggtgggggtggggaataatAGCCCTGATTCAGCTTTTGAATCCTAGCAGCCGTGAATGAAGCAGGTGTGGGGTTTTCAAGGGGTTGTACGGTTTGggagctgctcctctgccacGCTGCAAAGGTGATTCAGGGTGAGTTACCAATTCTTTAAGAGAAGTATATGAGCAGCAATAAAAGCATCTCTAAACACGCAGTTCCCAGAAACACGGGGTTACGCAGATAGCGGATGATTAAACGCTCGCCCAGCGTGAGAggagaatgaaacaaaataggTACTTTTGGATGAGTGAATGCAACTTCTCTTTATTTCcctctgtattattttttcatctccttGTTGAAGCCCCTGTGCAGAACTCATCCCTTACGGAGAAATCAGCCACCAACTTCACTGCCTTCCTAAATTAGCATCTGCCTTGGGATGGCCAAGGCTTTGACATCTTCTCTCCTCTGCAGATCACTGTTCTTTAGCCTTGATTTTGGCTAGCTTATTTACGTCAGTGTCACAGGAGGGTCTCAGATCCCCTCCCACATTTTCCCACTTCCAGTATTCCTGTAAAAACACCTTTTGGTCCTATCTCACCTCGCCCTTAGTGCACCATTTTTTAAGCTCCAGGAGCGAGTTCAGCTAGCGTTGCtgagaaaagccaaaaaaactGACTGCCATCAGGGCTCGCTGCTGTGGAATTGTTTTGTTAACAAACCCCAGGGAGCTTTATTTGGTGGCATTTATTTGTCCCCATTGCTTGATGCAAAGAGCTTCTCCATAGCTGGGGACCCGGAGCAGCAATACTGCCCCAAGCGGGATAGATTTGGTGATAGATCTGTGAATTCCATCTGCTGCTGGATCTTCagcttttccaggcagctgaCGGGACCATGGAAATATTGGGGTATCAGGCAGATGGTGTGACTAAGCTGTGCGATGCAAAAGTGCTCGCCGGACCCAGCAGCCCAGACGCCACCATCGCAGTGTCTCAGTGgctctttcagaaaaacaccACAGAGAATCATTTTGAAAACCTTTTATTATCTGTGGGAAATTAaatcaagagagaaaagagaagaggaagggacATAAAAAATGGAAGCCGCCGTGTCTTTATGGGAAGTGGGGGATCTCCATCCGTAACGCGGACACCCTTCCTCACCCTGAGCATCACCTTGCGGGGAGCCTTGCTGGCTTCGGCTGTTCAGCCCCCATGTCAGGCTTTTCTTGCCACAGCAATGGGGAAAGCCAGTCAAAATCTGCAACTTTGTGTGCAGGTTTCCCCTCCTCAGCACTGGAGCTTACTTCCTCGGCATTTCAGCTTGAAATAGAAGCGGTAGGATTTATTGTAGGAATGCAAAGTGCTCGCGAAGCACGAAGTCACCGCCTTGTCACATAGACAGGTCTCTCTCttgcaccagctctgctcatcACCTGTGGAGGGAAAACACGGTGCTCTGCAGTGGCTTTTCTGGCTTGCATCGGCGATGGAGTCCCCTCGGGGCACCCTGATGCCTGGAGCAGCCCGGGGGAAGCACAGGAGGAAGCGTGCCCGGTGCTTGCCCTCTCCAACCTGCTCACGTCCCTTGCAATGCCCATTTATTTATCGTACGCTGCCTCCTCCCATGCGCACCCACCCGGGTATCAGGCTGGTTCCATCCCTGGGGGATGCCCTCCTGTGTGCCCTGCTCTGGGGCTTGGGTGTCATGGGGAGCAGCGCTGGTTGCCCACCTCTGTGGGACCCCCTGCCTGTCGGTACTCACTGCAAACAATGTCTCCATCAGCAATGTCGAAGTGGTAGGGGGTTATCAGGGGTCTGCACTTGCCCTCTCTCAGCTTCCTGTAGCAGCAGTCGTGAGCGCGGCAGCACCTGTGAGGGGCACCACATCAAACTGCTGCCCccaaccccccctccccatgaTAAAGGAAGGTCCAGCATCAAATCTAAGGTGCCCGGGAGGAGGGGGATGACAAGGCAGCAGCAAGACGTGGCTGGGGAACGGTGCAAAGCCCCatcagagcacagcagcaccagcagacTGCCAGCGAGGAGCTTTGGACGGATCCCTGCGCACCCCGCAGCCGGGCAGCGATGCTCTTCCAGGTACTCACTGATCGGTGGCGTCCACTGGGGTCCCTCTGCCCCCGATGCCGCAGAAACACCCGTACCAGCTGTAGGAGAGCAGGGCGCTTTTCCCCGTGGCCGACTTGATCATCCGCTCCAGCTCCAAAACGCTGCCgtgagctggcagcagccctgcggAGGGGCAGAGGGTCGGGCTCGCGCCGGTGCCCAGCGAGGGGGCAGGCAGAGTTACCCATGAGGAATTAAAGGCTGGTGTGGGCTGGAAATACATGCTTTCGGGCATGTGAACCATGGGAagcccccccaaaaccccctcAGGATTATGTCTGgtttctgcagctccctgatCCCATCTGGCAGAAGGTATTCCTGCTCTCTGTACAGGCTGTGCCATGCCTGCATCCTGCAGCTGGCAATGCCACATGGCCAGGATCGGCCGTGGGCTTGGCACAGGCAGGAAAGCAGGTGACAGCAGGCTCCAGAGccccttaaaataaatatggatGTCGGCATCCCAAAGCCTCACCGTCACAAGTATCTCCAGGACCACAGCAGTGCTACACGAAGCattaaactgcaaaatttaaacaaaaacctgaatCGTGCACAAAGTCTCTGGGTTTGTACACCTCTTTTGCCATGCAGATGAGATCCCAGCCTGGCCTGGTGAAACCAGGGCACTTACCACAAGCCAAGAGCATGGCAAAGAGGAGATTCTTCATCCTCAGTCTGGCCCTGGAGGAGGAAACAACAGCAGGTGATGAGCAGCACCTCAGGGGCAGGACAGACGCTGCCCTCAAGCCCCTGCCAAGGGCATGGGGCTGGTCGGGTGCACCCTGGCAGCACTGCACGGTGATGTTACTGTCCCCATGGATGTATGTCATCCTGAAGGTATCACCGTGCCCAAGTACACACAGCTGACTCCTGATGGAACCTCTTGACTCCGGTTTTGGGATGCAGCACTTGGCAGGGATGTGTACTGGGACACAGCGGTTCTCCTGCCTGGGGCTGATGGAGAAACTCACCGCCTGcagcctcccgccgccgccccacGTGCTGTCTGatgaaataacagcaataaaatccCCCCTCTCCTTACCCCGCCTGAACCTCGCAGCTCCAAGGCTGCTGGCTCGGCGGGTTTGCTTTATATAGATGGTGAGGTCCACCCCCTCCTCTATCTGCACTGACGGCGCTATTCATCGCAGAGCAGGTCTCGCTGAGTGGCCCCTCGGTGAAGAGCAGGTTTCCATCCTTTCCCTCTGCCAGAAACAAGAGTTTCCCCATAGTGGTGTGCCATCAGCGCAGCTGGCATGATGCTCCCTCTGCCATCTCACTTCTGCCATCTCCATCTCGGGCCAATGCAGCTCCCGGATGAGGCCAGACAAAGTCTTGGCCATGGTTTTACAAACTGAGGGATTTAGTGGCTGGAGAGTCAGGACAAAAGCGATTTACGCCCAGGAGGTGCAGAGCTGGCACCACAGAGGATGTTGCATCcttgctccagctgcagaggtggcTCTTTGGCCTCAGTGTCGTCTCAAGCGGGCACTTGGTTTCGCTAACTCACACCCTGCATCCTCAGAGATGGGTTCTCTTGGGTCTTTCCCTTGCAATTGCCCCCCCCCAATCCATGTCTGCATCCAAATCCAGCCACACGGAATCGCAAAGGGAGGTGAAGGGATTCCGGTCCTGCCCTCAGGGCACAGGAGACTCCAGGAGTGTGTGGGCAAGGGGTCCGCGAAATtaaatcagcagcagcaaaggctggaAACGCCATGGAAACCCAACTCGGAATGCTTTTTGAATACAGTATTTAATCACCATAACTGAGACACAATACAAAGACACATGGGAGGCAGAAAACTGGAGGAGAtaagaaacaaaagctgctatCTTCCCTGTGAAACCACGaggcaaacacacacacaaatggaGGGTATCAGGCACGTATGCAGGGCTCCACCCGCTGCAATTAACCACCCTTCTAGGGAAGGGAatgtggggtggaggggtgggatTGTA comes from the Falco rusticolus isolate bFalRus1 chromosome 3, bFalRus1.pri, whole genome shotgun sequence genome and includes:
- the LOC119145319 gene encoding phospholipase A2, membrane associated-like; its protein translation is MKNLLFAMLLACGLLPAHGSVLELERMIKSATGKSALLSYSWYGCFCGIGGRGTPVDATDQCCRAHDCCYRKLREGKCRPLITPYHFDIADGDIVCSDEQSWCKRETCLCDKAVTSCFASTLHSYNKSYRFYFKLKCRGSKLQC